The Pelodiscus sinensis isolate JC-2024 chromosome 5, ASM4963464v1, whole genome shotgun sequence genome includes a region encoding these proteins:
- the ZNF330 gene encoding zinc finger protein 330 has translation MPKKKTGARKKAENRREREKQIRASRGNIDLAKHPCNASMECDKCQRRQKNRAFCYFCSSVQKLPICAHCGKTKCMMKSSDCVIKHAGVYSTGLAMVGAICDFCEAWICHGRKCLSTHACICPLADAECIECERGVWDHGGRIFSCSFCHNFLCEDDQFEHQASCQVLEAETFKCVSCNRLGQHSCLRCKACFCDDHTRSKVFKQEKGKEPPCPKCGHETQATKDLSMSTRSLKFGRQTGGEEADGASGYDAYWKNLSSGKDGNAGDHDDDYEEDEAEDDDEEDEEGGKDSETEATDVFSNLNLGRTYASGYAHYEEPED, from the exons ATGCCCAAAAAGAAGACTGGTGCACGCAAGAAGGCTGAAAATCGTCGAGAACGTGAAAAGCAGATAAGAGCTTCAAGGGGCAACATAGATTTAGCTAAACACCCTTGTAATGCTTCAATG GAATGTGATAAGTGCCAAAG ACGACAGAAGAATAGAGCCTTTTGCTACTTTTGTAGTTCTGTTCAAAAATTGCCTATTTGTGCACACTGTG gaaaaacaaaatgtatgatGAAGTCTTCAGACTGTGTTATAAAACATGCTGGCGTGTATAGTACTGGCCTTGCAATGGTG GGTGCAATCTGTGATTTCTGTGAAGCTTGGATCTGCCATGGTAGGAAGTGTCTCAGCACGCATGCTTGTATCTGCCCTCTTGCAGATGCAGAATGCATTGAATGTGAAAGAGGTGTCTGGGATCACG GAGGCAGAATATTCAGCTGCTCTTTTTGTCATAATTTCCTCTGTGAAGATGATCAGTTTGAGCACCAAGCCAGCTGCCAAGTTTTGGAGGCCGAGACATTTAAAT GTGTTTCCTGTAATCGGCTTGGACAGCATTCATGCCTGCGTTGCAAG GCTTGTTTCTGTGATGATCACACCCGAAGCAAGGTTTTTAAGCAAGAAAAGGGGAAAGAGCCTCCTTGTCCTAAATGTGGGCATGAAACTCAGGCGACAAAGGATCTGAGCATGTCAA CCCGCTCCCTGAAGTTTGGCCGGCAGACAGGAGGTGAAGAGGCAGATGGAGCTTCTGGCTATGATGCCTACTGGAAGAACCTCTCATCTGGCAAGGATGGAAATGCAGGTGACCATGATGATGACTATGAAGAGGATGAAGCAGAAGATGATGATGAGGAAgacgaggagggagggaaagattcTGAAACAGAGGCCACAGATGTATTCAGTAATTTGAATTTAGGAAGGACCTATGCTAGTGGCTATGCCCATTATGAAGAACCTGAAGACTAA